The Acetivibrio saccincola genome window below encodes:
- the xseB gene encoding exodeoxyribonuclease VII small subunit, protein MGKEKKTFEQSMNELEKIVEDLEKGEMPLETSIEVFQKGVELSKNLSKILDEMERKITILIEKEDGSIKEENFEN, encoded by the coding sequence ATGGGTAAAGAAAAGAAGACTTTTGAACAGTCAATGAATGAATTGGAAAAAATCGTAGAAGATTTGGAAAAGGGTGAAATGCCTTTAGAGACCTCCATTGAAGTTTTTCAAAAGGGTGTGGAGCTTTCAAAAAACTTAAGTAAAATTCTTGATGAAATGGAAAGAAAAATAACAATATTAATAGAAAAAGAGGACGGTTCAATAAAAGAAGAGAATTTTGAAAATTGA
- the xseA gene encoding exodeoxyribonuclease VII large subunit: MNLLHTQNNNILTVTAINRYIKELVSKDFILSNLWIRGEISNFKHHSSGHMYFTLKDENSLLKCVMFRSCNSSLKFIPEDGMKVIIRGYISVFERDGQYQLYAQEMQNDGTGNLHIAFEQLKKKLFNEGLFDEKIKKRIPFLPQNIGVVTSSTGSVIRDIINVLDRRFYNTSVKIYPVRVQGEGAEKEISKGILRFNQLKCVDVIIIARGGGSLEELWPFNTEEVARSIFESSIPIISAVGHETDYTIADFVADVRAPTPSAAAELVIPERIAIENRIKELNLRLGNSLKGNLKLKRERLLKIQNSPALRQPYDRIYQERMKLDILNRDLRKAVLTKHERLKAKFSLLVGKLDTLSPLAVLSKGYGLLKSNEKRSFIKSIEDVDIGDEIEISLKDGKIISKVLSKE, encoded by the coding sequence ATGAATTTACTTCATACCCAAAATAACAATATTTTAACTGTCACGGCAATAAACAGGTATATAAAGGAACTTGTTTCAAAGGATTTTATACTTTCAAATCTCTGGATCAGAGGTGAAATATCCAATTTTAAACATCATTCTTCGGGACATATGTATTTTACCCTGAAGGATGAAAACAGCCTTCTAAAATGTGTAATGTTCAGAAGCTGCAATTCAAGTCTTAAATTCATACCTGAAGATGGAATGAAAGTCATAATAAGAGGCTATATTTCTGTTTTTGAAAGGGACGGGCAGTACCAGCTGTACGCCCAGGAAATGCAGAATGACGGTACCGGCAATTTACATATAGCTTTTGAACAGCTTAAGAAAAAGTTGTTTAATGAAGGGCTGTTTGATGAGAAAATCAAAAAAAGAATACCTTTTTTGCCTCAAAATATAGGAGTGGTGACATCCTCCACAGGTTCTGTAATACGGGATATAATTAATGTATTAGACAGAAGGTTTTATAATACCAGTGTAAAGATATATCCTGTAAGGGTGCAGGGAGAAGGGGCAGAAAAGGAGATTAGCAAAGGTATATTAAGGTTTAACCAGCTAAAATGTGTGGATGTGATAATAATTGCAAGGGGTGGGGGTTCATTAGAAGAATTATGGCCTTTTAATACCGAGGAAGTTGCAAGGAGTATTTTTGAGTCTTCTATACCAATTATATCTGCAGTGGGACATGAGACTGATTATACAATTGCGGATTTTGTTGCAGATGTGAGGGCACCAACCCCTTCAGCTGCAGCGGAGCTGGTTATTCCGGAAAGAATTGCAATTGAAAACAGGATAAAGGAGCTGAATTTAAGGCTTGGTAACTCCCTTAAAGGTAATTTGAAATTAAAAAGGGAGCGGCTTTTAAAAATTCAAAATTCACCTGCATTAAGGCAGCCCTATGACAGGATATACCAGGAGAGAATGAAGCTGGACATATTAAACAGGGATTTAAGGAAGGCTGTCTTGACTAAACATGAAAGATTAAAAGCAAAATTTAGTCTCTTAGTTGGAAAGCTTGATACATTAAGCCCTTTGGCGGTATTGTCAAAAGGTTATGGTCTTTTAAAGTCTAATGAAAAAAGAAGCTTTATAAAATCAATTGAAGATGTGGATATTGGAGATGAAATTGAAATTAGTCTAAAAGACGGAAAGATAATTTCAAAGGTTCTTTCAAAAGAGTAA
- the nusB gene encoding transcription antitermination factor NusB: MGRRAAREMAMKLLYQFEIRKEPIEGQVEDFLARHKFKKENLEYITDVLYGVHRNKEKIDRAIEKYSKGWKLSRISKVDLSILRLAIYEIVFRDDIPLNVSINEAVELAKNYSGEESGAFVNGILGRFQKNSPLPVGSKENEEN; encoded by the coding sequence ATAGGAAGAAGAGCTGCAAGAGAAATGGCTATGAAGCTTTTATATCAGTTTGAAATAAGGAAGGAACCTATAGAAGGGCAAGTTGAAGATTTTTTAGCCCGGCATAAATTTAAAAAGGAAAACTTAGAGTATATAACTGATGTGCTATATGGAGTACACAGGAATAAAGAAAAAATAGACAGGGCTATTGAAAAATATTCAAAAGGGTGGAAACTGTCCAGAATATCTAAAGTTGATTTGTCAATTTTAAGGCTTGCAATTTATGAAATTGTTTTCAGGGATGACATACCCCTTAATGTATCCATAAATGAAGCTGTTGAACTTGCAAAAAACTACAGCGGGGAAGAAAGTGGTGCATTTGTAAACGGGATTTTAGGAAGGTTCCAAAAAAACAGCCCTTTGCCTGTTGGGAGCAAAGAGAATGAGGAAAATTAA
- a CDS encoding DUF2273 domain-containing protein, with product MNKEKILAFYRSHFGEINGALGGLIFSVTVLLVGFLKTIFIAICVLAGYYIGKKISNDKDYIKNLLDRILPPGTYR from the coding sequence GTGAATAAGGAGAAAATTTTAGCTTTTTACCGTTCACATTTCGGAGAGATAAATGGCGCTCTTGGAGGTTTGATTTTTTCGGTAACTGTATTGTTAGTTGGATTTTTAAAAACAATTTTTATTGCAATATGTGTTCTGGCAGGTTATTATATAGGAAAAAAGATTTCCAATGATAAGGATTACATAAAAAATCTTTTAGACCGCATACTACCACCAGGTACATATAGATAA
- the amaP gene encoding alkaline shock response membrane anchor protein AmaP, whose amino-acid sequence MNIFFRILLAFYAFCLTVISLILMIVTLNKEMFINITNFLEKTVLSNKASVILLFIVELIFFGLSLMFLLSGVRSERNRKSITRFNKIGEVKISLNTIENIALAASRRNNGVRDSKAYVKRTGENVSVHIRVVVMPDINIPALLEDIQKRVKKSVEETSGILVDDVKVFVENIYTGYRSRVE is encoded by the coding sequence ATGAATATTTTTTTCAGGATTTTGCTTGCTTTTTATGCTTTTTGTCTCACAGTTATTTCTCTCATTTTAATGATTGTGACTCTAAATAAAGAAATGTTTATAAATATCACAAATTTTTTAGAAAAAACTGTTTTAAGCAATAAGGCGTCGGTTATCCTGCTCTTTATAGTAGAACTGATATTTTTTGGTTTAAGCCTTATGTTTTTACTTTCAGGAGTGAGAAGTGAGAGAAACAGAAAGTCTATAACAAGGTTTAATAAAATAGGAGAGGTAAAAATATCACTAAACACCATTGAAAATATAGCCCTTGCAGCATCAAGGAGAAATAATGGTGTAAGGGATTCAAAAGCTTATGTAAAGAGAACAGGTGAAAATGTTTCTGTACATATAAGGGTAGTTGTAATGCCTGACATTAACATTCCGGCCCTTCTGGAGGATATACAAAAAAGAGTTAAAAAGTCTGTTGAAGAGACTTCAGGTATTTTGGTAGATGATGTAAAGGTGTTTGTGGAAAATATATATACAGGTTATAGATCAAGAGTTGAATAA
- a CDS encoding Asp23/Gls24 family envelope stress response protein, translated as MEGTEQNSIQSKLNEVGEIKISEEVVAIIAGIAAMDVPGVAGMSGGIAGGIAEMLGRKNLSKGVKVEVGDKEAAIDLYIIVEYGCRIPDVSWDIQERVKEAVETMTGLDVVEVNIHIQGVNIEKDFKKDLAEEVARVK; from the coding sequence ATGGAAGGAACAGAACAAAACAGCATACAAAGCAAGCTGAATGAAGTAGGGGAAATAAAGATTTCCGAAGAGGTAGTTGCAATAATTGCAGGTATTGCTGCTATGGATGTTCCCGGTGTTGCAGGTATGAGCGGCGGGATTGCAGGCGGTATTGCCGAAATGCTGGGGAGAAAAAATTTGTCTAAAGGTGTAAAGGTGGAAGTGGGTGACAAAGAAGCAGCAATTGACCTTTATATTATCGTTGAATATGGGTGCAGGATACCGGATGTTTCATGGGATATTCAAGAAAGGGTAAAAGAAGCTGTTGAGACAATGACCGGGCTTGATGTTGTAGAAGTTAATATTCACATACAAGGTGTCAATATAGAAAAGGACTTCAAAAAAGATTTGGCAGAAGAAGTTGCAAGGGTTAAGTAA